The region AAGTTGACTAAGTTAAGTATACATTATATCAGATATAATGTATACTTAACTTAGTCAACTTAACCTTTGTGATAGGAATATCTTATACTTGACTTTTTAGACTGGAGATACGATTTTTAGCCTTTGCTGGCATGTTGCATAGTTGCACTGAGCTGGCGTCAAATCTCTTAACCTTTGTCCTGTATAGCTTATAGGCGTTGCATGTATATATTGCTTTTTGCTCTATTTGTCTTGTTTCGGGGATCGATACATATTTCTTATACTTACTTTCTTATCTTATTAAATATTTCTATCTTTTATCTTGTTCTTATCTTACTCGTATTAAATATACTTATCTTAATTGCTTGACTTTTTATTTTATGTAAGAGATAATAAATGTAGAGATTAAGCAAATTACTCGCTTCAGTTTTCAAATCTCCCTCTCTACAAAGCTTTAAAGAATGTTTACTATGAATTACACCTCATTTATTAACATTTTCGATTTTTTTGTCAGTTGCTACGTTTATGGTTGTTTGACTTATATTTTGCTCCTGTTTTCGGTTCAACTGTATCATTCTCTGTTAATTGATTGTGAGGCTCTCGATCGCTCAATTGAAAGCGTTGACACTGACTTCTACTCCCAAGTTAAAGATCTCCTCGACCCCTCTACAGAAGATGTTTTTGAACCTATTTTTGAATCAATGACGCTTCGGGAACTCCGTACCCACATCAAAGAAAATAAGCTGCACCAGAAGATTCAAGATCGTCTTGGCAAAACAGTATCTAATGCTTGTAAACATGAGCTTATCGAAGCCTTGAGCTAAATCGCCTTTTTACTTCTTGCTTTGTCAACTTATTCTTACTTACCTTTTTTAAAATCATGTGCTTATCCGATTGTTCAAAATGCAAATATCTCGATCGCAACCCCCATCATTCAAGCGACATCTTATGTAGTCTAGAACCCGCTTATGCTGGTATGTGGAAGCGTTTAAAAGATCTCGATGAGTATAGTCTTAATTGCCTTCCTGTCGATAATTGTCAAGAGTTCGAGTTAGATCCCACCTTTGAAGAAAAGACGATCGCCTTATCCTTAAACTTTTTTGATTGGCAAAAGCTAGAGCGAGAAACTTCTAATCCTACTATTGGCAAAGCTTTGAGAGATACGATAATCGAGCTTAATCTCGCTCTGACTTGCGAGAATTGGCAAGCGATCGCTAATTCTACTTCAATTCCTAATGTCCGTGTAACTTTGGAGGAATCAGGATTTAAACCTCATCGAGATCCTTGGATTGATGTTGATTCTTCCTGTATTGACGCTGTTGCTTATCTTGAACCAGAAACGTCCTTGAAAATTCGCTTTAATTCGGGCTGTATCTATCAATACGACCATTTACCCCATAATGTCTTTTTATCCTTCTTAGATGCTGATTCTCAAGGACGTTTCTTTAATCGCAACATCAAAGATGCTTACCCTTACAGACAACTTTAAATCTTTTCTTGCTTAACTTATATTAATTACTTGACTTTTTAAGTTAAGCATGAGATGATATAGAAGTAGAGAAAAGCAAAACAAACATTCTACAAATGACAAGCCCCCAAAGACTGCTACTAACAGTTTCGGGGGAAATGAACACAATACACGGTGAAAGTAAAATGTCTCAAACTATCTTAGCTCAGTCCACCGCCTCACTTCAACTTCAAGTTTACAAATACTCTCTTATTCTCTCCAACGACACAGGCGACACAGAACAAACAATAGCAGCTTTTGAATCTGTGCCTACTTCTATTGATTGGCAACCCTGGCTTGATAACTGGGCAATTCTCGGCTATACACTTCAAGGTGAACCTCAGCTAATCAAGTCCCACTAAGTCAATAACCAACAAAGAGCGATTGCCTTTGAGTTAAAGGCGATCGGACGCGCCAGCTAATCCTTTAGGGAATAAGGCGCGGGCGAATCTCTCCATCTTTTACTTACTTATCTTTTCAGGCAGATTAATCATGACAAATACCAGTGCTACTACCACAAATGTCCGCGTTATCGATCTAAGTGAATGTCTTGCTGATATTACCGCCAATACTATCTACAACTCAGAGCATAATTTATTACCCTCTGACATCTTTGAGGATGTCATTCTACAGGCTATTAATGATTTAATCGATGATTTTGCTCTTGACCCCCACAATTACCTTAAAACTCATCACCAAGAGCAAATTGACACTATTGCTCATGATTATTTAGACCGAGATTTAGATAAATCTGAGCTTAATTTTTACTTCGGCGAACACATTTAATCAAGCGATCGCCTAAATCATTACTCATTTAGCAACGCCAGTTTTTCCCTCATGCCTCAAATCACTGTGTTTAATCTTTCTCATTCACCAACAATAATCGATTGCTACATTATCTCTAATGAGCTATTTTCTGAACTTGCTAGTCTTTGCTCCGTTTTTCAACTCAATCAAATTTCTCTTACTTTTTTAGAAGAATTGCAGAAGCGATTTTTACTTTTTCTCAACAGCAATTTTGACTCTGAAAACGCCAAGTTACAGGCTTTACATCAATTTCCTTGGTATCTCGATTTAATTCAGTTACTCGAATCTTTGTATCACCTCGATACTGATGAATTAATTATTGAGCTTACCTATCTTTAATCTTATCTCTTCATTAAACTGCAATCCGTAGGGTAGGCGAAGCCAATCGCCATATTTAAAGCGATCGCACTTAATGCATTGCTCATTTTCAATTAACTTGATTCTTTTTAACTCATGAGTCTTAATCTACCTTCTTTTCTTTCTTTTCAAGCATCTTCTATCCTTGCTCAACTTGCTCAAGCTTACGGTTTTGATTTATTCGACTTTCAAAGTAATATTTATTTAAGGTTAGAACAAAAAGGCTATATGCCCTTGGTTCTTGAACGTCTAGAGCCACACGTCATCAGTCTTAGTCATTATTATCAACAAAATGGTGACTTAATGGCTGACCCTGATCTTACCTTTCTTGTTCGTCCTTCTGTTGACAATCAAACACTCTTACTCTTTCCTCTCATGTATCGCCTAGATGGGCTAGGTCTTTATCAGGAGCTTGCCTTTCTTAATGACCAACGCGATCAAATTCTTTCTTTTAAATCCCGTTCTATGGCTGATGTGGCTAGCTTCTGTAATCAATGGGCTATCAATATTCAAGCTCAACAGTGGTTTTTACCCTCTGGTTCTAACCCTCAAGTCTCTGTTACTACTAGTTAACCAAATAAGCGATCGCTTTCTTTAACTGCGATCCCGAAGGGTAGGCGGAGCCTAATCGCTTACCTAGTATCTTTTAGAGTCAATCCCTTTTCACTTCTTTTTTTCCATCATTATTGAAGGAGCAGATAAACAACCTGACCTTTTTGAGGATTTATTCCCCTGCTATCATCTTCTGGCTCATTGCGGGGCTAAGGACTTCGATGATTCTCAACCCGTAATCACTATCCTCTTTCCTGATGAGGCTTAATTTAATAGATGAAAAAAGAACCAATTTGCCAACTGTGCAATGGACAGATGATCTATTACACCTACATAGCTGGGGACGGGTGGACATATACTACTTGCCCTAACTGTAATCCTGCTGACCCTTGGTACAGAAAGAAGCCTTCAGAACCGACAAAAACCAAAAAACCCCACCAATGATAATCAATAGCGCTCGCGCGAGATCGCTTTTAATCCTGCACATTTTTAAAAATATGACTCACACTATCGTCAAATTTAAGCGTCCTTTATATTCTGAACTACTAGAAGTAGCACGAGATTTTGGTTTCACCGTCAATGAAACAACTAAAGTAGCAGAAAATAGCTGTAATTTGGTTACCAAAACAATTAACCTATCAAATAAAAACTGTATAGCTTTATCTCATGAATTATGGCACATTTTATTTTATTACTATCAAAACATTTTCCGAATAAAACACGAACAATCAATTGTTTGTGTCAAATTTAAACATCAATGGCTCAAAGTTAACTATCCCGCTACTCTTGGCTTCGTACAATTTTATTATCAGCCTGACGAACTATACGAAGAATATATCTGTTTTACTCTAGAACGAGAGTTAAAATTACTAATCGATTTAGCCAAAACCTTACCAAAAAAACCTAACTATTTGCGATACAAACGGTTTTGCTCTGGGGGCGTAGGAACTTTTTTGGTGATTATGTTGGCTGCTATTTCTGCCCATCTTTTACTTACTTATCTTTTTAACTCTATTCCTACTAAGGTGAACCTTTGTACTGACTCGGCTGCTGTCAAAGTCGAGCGCGAAAACCTCTTTACTCAATTACTTTAATTATTGAGCTTACCTATCTCTAATCTTATCTCTTCATTAAACTGCGATCGCTCTTGATACACCTTGTTCTTTACTATGGCTATGACTCTCAAACCAATTCTTAAAACATCCTCGAAATCTACTACAGATTATACTGAGATTGAATCTGAACTATCTTTATCTTCGATACCTTCTCATCTTCAACAGCGTCTTAACCGTCTTGGTATTCATCCCGATCATCGGCTTGTTAACGTCATCGCACAATATCATTCCTCTCAAGTCTGGGCTGCACTCAATCATGTTGAGGCTAACTTTGAATTGATTAAGTCTCCTAAAGCTGTCTTTCTCTATCAATTACCCAAACAACCTCTTGAAGAGAATCAACCTTTATTACCTGTCTACACTGCTAAGGATTTTCCTGGTTTCACTCTCCAACACCTTAAATCTATGTATCCTGTGAGTTGGCAATCTGCTGCAAAACACTTCGGCATCCCTCTTTCGTGATAGACATTCTAAATCTACCATTTAAATTAAAAATCATGTCTCAATATTTTATCGCTGGATTTGAAGATCACCATCAAATTATTATCGGTTGGGATCAGCCAATGAGAACTTTTTTCGTATCTGTTGTCGATACTGTTGCTGAAGAGAAGGAAGAAGGAGAATATGTTCTTTTATGGTTAGGCACAAAATACGACGAATACAAAGATATCAATGATCTAGCAATTTCTTTAGCTGATTACGCCATTATTCCTGATGATATTATTATTCAATGCCAGCAAGATGCTCTGGTTTCTTTTTCTCCTACTCCTCTCCAACAATTAACTGAAGATGTGTTTCATGAAAATTAAACACCGACGGCATTCCTTGAAACTAAATAGCGATCGCCTCTCTTTCCGACTTTACTGACAGTTCAGTTCACCCTCTTTTTTCAGTAACTATTGCTCTGACACCACATTAAGAAAATGGCAACTAACTTTAAGCTTTTGCAAGCTTGTAGCAACAATTTTTTAACTACCCAGATACCTGACAATTTTCTTGATTTGGATGAGTTTCAACAGTACCAGTTTCTTAGCACTCATGCTTGGCAACCTGTTGAAAATTTATCCCCCGATAACATTTGGCAGTTGATTGAATCTTCTGCTGATACTATGTCTACTTTTTTTCAGCAGTATGTGCAAGCACCGCATATGCGGAGCGGTATCCTTTAGG is a window of Pleurocapsa minor HA4230-MV1 DNA encoding:
- a CDS encoding KTSC domain-containing protein, which encodes MCLSDCSKCKYLDRNPHHSSDILCSLEPAYAGMWKRLKDLDEYSLNCLPVDNCQEFELDPTFEEKTIALSLNFFDWQKLERETSNPTIGKALRDTIIELNLALTCENWQAIANSTSIPNVRVTLEESGFKPHRDPWIDVDSSCIDAVAYLEPETSLKIRFNSGCIYQYDHLPHNVFLSFLDADSQGRFFNRNIKDAYPYRQL